Proteins from a single region of Scleropages formosus chromosome 24, fSclFor1.1, whole genome shotgun sequence:
- the irf5 gene encoding interferon regulatory factor 5 isoform X4 — MPPATCPHRRRKTPSSRPGPWKLGSTRKGWTIPTRPSGRPTSAVPSTRAVSSSSSMMAPRRRPCSPTRYTRCASSRSQEMQVMKMKMTMSYQTSLASQSSLIADNSIADPPSYPALQTLKNESPFIDSPMSDGYVPAHLSLMPVPSHLNGGVAMANVPPPSMSLPEFTCHVPIPGDMGPGGFVTGGMAPGHADAAVHPIPPAAIQDSHMPEPQVQPCISNLLSSPHMLPLTDLDVKFQYRGRTAGSLTVSNPQGCRLYYGHLEPTPEQVHLFGPVTLHQVLFPSAAEIPNEKQRFYTERLLDVMDRGLILEIQGQDIYAVRLCQCKVFWSGPGVPEQSPPNPMERERKIRVFSLNTFLNELIMYQKGEAPVPPPFEIYFCFGEDWPDKKPKEKKLIIVQVVPVVARILTEMFSGELSWSTDSIRLQISHPDLKDQTVEQFKELHRLLQSQHAAGHWVANLH, encoded by the exons CTGGGAAGTACCAGGAAGGGGTGGACGATCCCGACCCGGCCAAGTGGAAGGCCAACCTCCGCTGTGCCCTCAACAAGAGCCGTGAGTTCAAGCTCAAGTATGATGGCACCAAGGAGACGCCCGTGCAGCCCTACAAGATATACGAGGTGTGCGAGCAGCCGCTCACAGGAG atgcaggtgatgaagatgaagatgacgATGAG CTACCAAACATCGTTGGCCTCTCAATCG TCTCTAATTGCAGACAACAGCATCGCTGACCCACCTAGTTACCCAGCACTGCAGACGCTGAAGAATGAGTCACCCTTCATTGATTCCCCCATGAGTGACGGATATGTCCCGGCTCACCTCTCGTTGATGCCAGTCCCGAGTCACCTTAATGGAGGCGTGGCCATGGCAAACGTCCCACCCCCCAGCATGTCTTTGCCAGAGTTTACATGCCATGTTCCCATACCAGGGGACATGGGGCCTGGTGGGTTTGTGACTGGTGGTATGGCACCGGGGCACGCAGACGCAGCAGTACATCCCATCCCACCAGCGGCCATACAGGACAGCCACATGCCGGAGCCACAGGTGCAACCCTGCATTTCCAACCTACTGAGCAGCCCACACATGTTGCCCT TGACCGATCTGGATGTTAAGTTCCAGTACCGGGGTCGGACGGCCGGCTCGCTGACGGTCAGCAACCCACAGGGCTGCCGGCTCTACTATGGCCACCTAGAGCCCACACCGGAGCAGGTGCACCTGTTTGGCCCGGTCACGCTGCACCAGGTGCTGTTCCCCAGTGCGGCAGAGATCCCCAATGAAAAGCAGCGCTTCTACACAGAGCGCCTCCTGGATGTGATGGACCGCGGCCTCATCCTAGAGATTCAGGGCCAGGACATCTATGCTGTCCGTCTCTGCCAGTGCAAGGTCTTCTGGTCAGGGCCTGGGGTGCCCGAGCAGTCTCCACCCAACCCcatggagagggagaggaaaatCCGGGTGTTCAGCCTCAACACCTTCCTCAATG AGTTGATAATGTACCAAAAAGGTGAAGCACCAGTCCCACCCCCCTTTGAAATCTacttctgttttggagaagattGGCCTGACAAGAAACCCAAGGAGAAGAAGCTCATTATTGTTCAG GTGGTTCCTGTGGTCGCTCGAATTTTGACAGAGATGTTCTCAGGAGAGCTCTCCTGGTCAACAGATAGCATTCGCCTGCAGATCTCCCACCCAGACCTGAAAGACCAGACAGTGGAGCAGTTCAAAGAGCTACATCGACTGCTTCAGAGCCAACATGCAGCTGGGCACTGGGTTGCCAACCTGCACTGA
- the irf5 gene encoding interferon regulatory factor 5 isoform X5 produces the protein MMTQSLIADNSIADPPSYPALQTLKNESPFIDSPMSDGYVPAHLSLMPVPSHLNGGVAMANVPPPSMSLPEFTCHVPIPGDMGPGGFVTGGMAPGHADAAVHPIPPAAIQDSHMPEPQVQPCISNLLSSPHMLPLTDLDVKFQYRGRTAGSLTVSNPQGCRLYYGHLEPTPEQVHLFGPVTLHQVLFPSAAEIPNEKQRFYTERLLDVMDRGLILEIQGQDIYAVRLCQCKVFWSGPGVPEQSPPNPMERERKIRVFSLNTFLNELIMYQKGEAPVPPPFEIYFCFGEDWPDKKPKEKKLIIVQVVPVVARILTEMFSGELSWSTDSIRLQISHPDLKDQTVEQFKELHRLLQSQHAAGHWVANLH, from the exons ATGATGACTCAGTCTCTAATTGCAGACAACAGCATCGCTGACCCACCTAGTTACCCAGCACTGCAGACGCTGAAGAATGAGTCACCCTTCATTGATTCCCCCATGAGTGACGGATATGTCCCGGCTCACCTCTCGTTGATGCCAGTCCCGAGTCACCTTAATGGAGGCGTGGCCATGGCAAACGTCCCACCCCCCAGCATGTCTTTGCCAGAGTTTACATGCCATGTTCCCATACCAGGGGACATGGGGCCTGGTGGGTTTGTGACTGGTGGTATGGCACCGGGGCACGCAGACGCAGCAGTACATCCCATCCCACCAGCGGCCATACAGGACAGCCACATGCCGGAGCCACAGGTGCAACCCTGCATTTCCAACCTACTGAGCAGCCCACACATGTTGCCCT TGACCGATCTGGATGTTAAGTTCCAGTACCGGGGTCGGACGGCCGGCTCGCTGACGGTCAGCAACCCACAGGGCTGCCGGCTCTACTATGGCCACCTAGAGCCCACACCGGAGCAGGTGCACCTGTTTGGCCCGGTCACGCTGCACCAGGTGCTGTTCCCCAGTGCGGCAGAGATCCCCAATGAAAAGCAGCGCTTCTACACAGAGCGCCTCCTGGATGTGATGGACCGCGGCCTCATCCTAGAGATTCAGGGCCAGGACATCTATGCTGTCCGTCTCTGCCAGTGCAAGGTCTTCTGGTCAGGGCCTGGGGTGCCCGAGCAGTCTCCACCCAACCCcatggagagggagaggaaaatCCGGGTGTTCAGCCTCAACACCTTCCTCAATG AGTTGATAATGTACCAAAAAGGTGAAGCACCAGTCCCACCCCCCTTTGAAATCTacttctgttttggagaagattGGCCTGACAAGAAACCCAAGGAGAAGAAGCTCATTATTGTTCAG GTGGTTCCTGTGGTCGCTCGAATTTTGACAGAGATGTTCTCAGGAGAGCTCTCCTGGTCAACAGATAGCATTCGCCTGCAGATCTCCCACCCAGACCTGAAAGACCAGACAGTGGAGCAGTTCAAAGAGCTACATCGACTGCTTCAGAGCCAACATGCAGCTGGGCACTGGGTTGCCAACCTGCACTGA